The Nitrospirota bacterium genome has a window encoding:
- the ccsB gene encoding c-type cytochrome biogenesis protein CcsB — MNILFFKLTVLVYFAGTVVYLFYFSSKKDFLSKYALGITGAGFLLHTIAITIRTIESGHFPLSNLPEALSFFSWGMILTYLVLEYRYRIHILGSFILPLAFLSLISAAAFPNEIKTLQPDLNSTWFGIHTTFSVLGGVAFTIAFVAGLMYLIQEKLLKSKRFNILYYKLPSLDLLDHLNQQAISVGFPMLTVGILAGALWAGDVWGAYWVWDPQRIFTLVTWLFYLGMIHGRLTIGWRGRKAAYLAIIGFMGVVFTFFVVNLLVKGPHRFI; from the coding sequence ATGAATATTCTCTTTTTTAAATTAACGGTCCTGGTCTATTTCGCCGGAACCGTTGTTTATCTTTTTTATTTTTCAAGCAAAAAGGACTTTTTATCCAAGTATGCGCTTGGGATAACCGGGGCTGGATTTTTACTTCATACGATCGCGATTACGATTCGAACGATTGAATCCGGCCATTTTCCTCTTTCCAATCTTCCGGAAGCCCTTTCATTTTTTTCCTGGGGAATGATTTTGACCTATTTGGTGCTGGAATACCGGTACCGGATTCATATTCTCGGATCATTTATCCTGCCCCTGGCTTTTTTATCTTTAATTTCAGCCGCGGCATTCCCTAATGAAATCAAAACGTTGCAACCTGACCTGAACAGCACCTGGTTTGGAATTCATACGACCTTTTCGGTGCTAGGCGGCGTTGCTTTTACGATTGCTTTTGTCGCCGGGTTGATGTATTTGATCCAGGAGAAGCTTCTCAAATCAAAACGATTTAACATTCTTTACTATAAATTGCCCTCGCTAGATCTGTTGGATCATTTAAACCAACAGGCGATCTCCGTCGGGTTCCCCATGTTGACGGTTGGCATATTGGCCGGAGCCTTATGGGCAGGGGATGTCTGGGGGGCCTACTGGGTCTGGGATCCTCAGCGGATATTTACTTTGGTCACATGGCTGTTTTATTTAGGCATGATTCATGGTAGATTAACCATCGGGTGGCGCGGCAGAAAAGCCGCTTACCTGGCGATTATCGGTTTTATGGGTGTGGTTTTTACTTTTTTTGTGGTCAATCTTCTGGTCAAAGGCCCTCACCGGTTTATTTAA
- a CDS encoding glutamyl-tRNA reductase, whose amino-acid sequence MNIVLIGLNHKTAPVEVREKFSFPEALLGNYLTQMLASPLVTEGLILSTCNRVEICATTDNIPECFDYLSQFLYENQKQGPSIPFKQFVQYLYYYSSVDAVSHLFRVSSSLDSMVVGEPQISGQLKEAFDYAMINKSTGVILNKLFKKAISVAKRIRSQTKISENAVSVSYAAVGLAKKIFGDLTGKTVLLVGAGEMSELAARHLINNGVKNVMVTNRNFQRAVELAREFNGTSIKFDDLEAEFPEADIVICSTGAPYYLIHCEMVESAIASRKNRPIFLVDISVPRNIDPKINALENVFLYNIDDLQSVIEANLKERQKEAEKAELIVSEEVETMDRWLKSLNVVPTIIAIREKVEAIRKLEVEKTIAKWRTEISEEQKEAIENLSVNIINKILHFPLSALKAEAHQSHGPQVIQTTRKIFNLEEEKKASSDPGADREPSDGSLSGLRDSTKNQ is encoded by the coding sequence ATGAACATTGTTCTTATTGGATTAAATCACAAAACCGCTCCGGTTGAGGTCAGAGAGAAATTTTCTTTTCCGGAGGCTCTTTTGGGAAACTACCTGACGCAGATGCTGGCTTCTCCTTTGGTGACGGAGGGATTGATTTTATCGACCTGCAACAGGGTAGAGATTTGTGCAACGACCGATAATATTCCTGAATGCTTTGACTATCTGAGCCAGTTTTTATACGAAAACCAAAAACAGGGTCCATCCATTCCCTTTAAACAGTTTGTCCAGTATCTCTACTACTACTCTTCAGTGGATGCGGTCAGTCACCTCTTCAGGGTGTCGTCCAGTCTTGATTCAATGGTCGTGGGAGAGCCTCAGATTTCAGGTCAGTTAAAAGAAGCGTTTGACTACGCCATGATTAATAAGTCGACCGGGGTCATTTTAAACAAATTATTTAAGAAAGCGATTTCGGTTGCGAAACGGATCCGATCCCAAACGAAGATTTCTGAAAATGCCGTTTCAGTCAGTTATGCCGCCGTCGGGCTGGCAAAAAAAATATTTGGAGATTTAACTGGAAAAACCGTTCTGCTGGTGGGAGCGGGTGAAATGAGCGAGCTGGCAGCCCGGCATCTGATTAACAATGGCGTCAAGAATGTCATGGTGACCAATCGGAATTTTCAGCGGGCGGTTGAACTGGCAAGAGAGTTTAATGGCACTTCAATTAAATTTGACGATTTGGAGGCCGAGTTTCCAGAGGCCGATATCGTGATCTGTTCGACGGGAGCCCCTTATTACCTGATTCATTGCGAAATGGTGGAATCCGCTATTGCCAGCAGAAAGAACAGGCCGATTTTCTTAGTCGATATTTCAGTCCCCCGGAATATCGATCCCAAAATTAACGCTTTGGAAAATGTGTTTTTGTACAATATTGATGATCTGCAGTCGGTCATTGAAGCGAACCTGAAAGAAAGGCAAAAAGAGGCTGAAAAAGCCGAATTGATTGTTTCGGAAGAAGTCGAAACGATGGACCGCTGGCTTAAATCTTTAAATGTGGTTCCAACGATCATTGCCATCCGGGAAAAGGTCGAAGCGATTCGTAAATTAGAAGTAGAAAAAACGATTGCCAAATGGAGGACCGAGATTTCGGAGGAGCAAAAAGAAGCCATCGAAAACCTTTCGGTAAACATTATCAATAAGATCCTCCACTTCCCCCTGTCGGCTTTAAAAGCAGAAGCTCACCAGTCTCATGGACCCCAGGTCATTCAAACGACGCGCAAAATATTTAATCTTGAAGAAGAAAAAAAGGCCAGCTCCGACCCGGGTGCTGACCGGGAACCTTCGGACGGCTCGCTCTCCGGTTTAAGAGATTCCACCAAAAACCAATAA
- the hemC gene encoding hydroxymethylbilane synthase, protein MDSIWIGTRGSKLALWQADWIKSNIKKQHPGLKVYLKIIHTSGDKILDVPLAQVGGKGLFVKEIEEELLEGEIDLAVHSMKDVPSDLPAGLHLGFYTNQDDPRDVLISRGKKKFVDLPREARVGTSSLRRQSQLLTARPDIKVFPIRGNVETRLRKLENEQFDAVVMAAAGLKRLGLEEKITEYLDPAICLPAVGQGVLGIELREKDSELHDLLLFLEEPETRTRLVAERSFLRKLEGGCQVPIGAFALVQNGRIRLEGMVSSLNGESMIRESIEGETEEAGQLGIALAEKILALGGKAILQDIYHEKT, encoded by the coding sequence ATGGATTCTATTTGGATTGGCACCCGCGGCAGTAAACTTGCTCTTTGGCAGGCCGATTGGATTAAATCGAACATTAAAAAACAACATCCCGGTCTGAAGGTTTATCTTAAAATCATTCATACTTCAGGAGATAAAATTCTGGATGTGCCTCTGGCGCAGGTGGGTGGAAAGGGGCTCTTTGTCAAAGAGATCGAAGAGGAGCTCCTGGAGGGCGAAATTGATTTGGCAGTCCACAGCATGAAAGATGTTCCTTCGGATCTCCCGGCCGGACTGCATCTCGGTTTTTACACCAATCAGGATGATCCCAGGGATGTTTTAATCAGCCGCGGCAAAAAAAAGTTTGTCGACCTTCCCAGAGAAGCCCGCGTTGGGACGTCGAGTTTAAGACGTCAATCCCAGTTGTTAACCGCCCGGCCGGATATTAAGGTTTTCCCGATTCGCGGAAACGTGGAAACCCGTTTAAGAAAACTGGAGAACGAACAATTTGACGCGGTCGTGATGGCGGCGGCGGGATTGAAAAGATTAGGGCTTGAAGAAAAGATTACGGAATATCTTGACCCTGCTATTTGCCTTCCTGCCGTAGGTCAAGGGGTTTTGGGAATTGAATTAAGGGAAAAAGACTCCGAACTTCATGACCTCCTTTTGTTTTTAGAGGAGCCTGAAACCCGGACTCGCCTGGTGGCTGAACGGAGCTTTTTAAGAAAACTGGAAGGCGGATGCCAGGTCCCGATCGGCGCTTTCGCCCTGGTCCAGAATGGCAGAATCCGACTGGAAGGGATGGTCTCCAGTTTAAACGGGGAATCGATGATTCGCGAGTCCATAGAAGGCGAAACCGAAGAGGCGGGTCAATTGGGGATCGCCCTGGCAGAAAAAATTCTCGCTTTAGGCGGAAAAGCGATTCTACAGGATATTTATCACGAAAAAACATGA